Below is a window of Candidatus Margulisiibacteriota bacterium DNA.
GCTGTTGAACGAACGCGCGCCAGTATCCCCCGACAGAAAGTCAACGACCGCTAGGCGCATTTTCCTTGTTTTTCCAGCTTCGGGCGCTGCTGCTTCCGGAGCCGCGATTGATATTGCATCCGCTTTCTCATTAACTTTTTCTTTCGTTGCGGCCTGCGCGATCGCCCCAAGAAACAAAGCCGATAACACCAGCACAATCACAGACACGTAAATCTTTTTCATTGTAAGTAAATCCTCCCGTAAATAAGACGTTATGAAATAAAAACAAGACGAATTTTAGTTTTTTCTTACCGCCCCCTTTTTATTTTCAATTGCTTTCAAGTAAGCGTCGTAAGCAATTTCCGCCTCACTCTTATTATTATATACATGCCAGGCATAATATATTAGCGGGATCCCAATAATTGGAGCGTCTATCAGATAGAATATTCCAAGCAATGGTCCAACGACAACGCTCATATTTCTGGCGTTCTTTGCGTCAGCGCTGCTTTCTTTTAAGGTCTCCGAAGCCAATTTTTCTCTCCTATCTTTTCCTTCACTATTAGAATCATCAATGGCTAAAACCTTATCATATTTATTCTCATACTCCGGTTTGAAGAATTTCATCATTAATCCAGCATACATGTAAATCGCCCCATTTCTAATCGACCCCTTATTTGCTTCCGGGTTGCCTGAAAGAGTATTCCCATAATACAAAGATAGCGCACCAAGTCCGATAACCGCATTGACTAAAGAATTATTAATCTCCCTTTGCTTCTCTACATAGGATTTAAGATAAGGTTCAGCAGGTATAATGACCTCATTCTCCGCGGTCGCAATCTGATTAGCGTTCGCTTCGATTGATATTCCAGCAATATGATGGCTCAAATTAACAGCTTCCGATGAACTCATTTTGCTTGAAAATATTGTTTCCATATCACCGCCAAATCCTTGTGACTCATACAATTTGATTTTTTCCGAGGGGCTCTCCGGTTCGATCTTAACAAGAATTCTAGTGACAGAGGCCTTCACTTCAATTTCCTTATCGAATATTGATTTATTGTTAATTAGTACTTCCAGACGATGGGTTCCGACGCCTATTTTTTCTAGTTTTAGCGGCGTCGATCCCACCGCAATATTGTCAAGATAAACGGCGCTTTCGGTGGTTGGAATGGTAAATATCTCGAGGTTGCCATAATCGGCATTGGCCGACAAGACAACAGAGACTGAAAACAA
It encodes the following:
- a CDS encoding PEGA domain-containing protein; the encoded protein is MKKFLLIVLFSVSVVLSANADYGNLEIFTIPTTESAVYLDNIAVGSTPLKLEKIGVGTHRLEVLINNKSIFDKEIEVKASVTRILVKIEPESPSEKIKLYESQGFGGDMETIFSSKMSSSEAVNLSHHIAGISIEANANQIATAENEVIIPAEPYLKSYVEKQREINNSLVNAVIGLGALSLYYGNTLSGNPEANKGSIRNGAIYMYAGLMMKFFKPEYENKYDKVLAIDDSNSEGKDRREKLASETLKESSADAKNARNMSVVVGPLLGIFYLIDAPIIGIPLIYYAWHVYNNKSEAEIAYDAYLKAIENKKGAVRKN